The following are encoded together in the Bradyrhizobium genosp. L genome:
- a CDS encoding ABC transporter permease gives MSAPLTIPADAPAIVPGMRPATGFWRRALRHRSFVLGAVLSLLVLGSALLSLVWTPWPATDIDIAAKLRPPSAAHWLGTDAFGRDIVSLLLVGARSTIMVGVIAVGIGLTFGVCLGLIAAARRGWTEELIMRMSDFTFAFPAVLSAIMLAAVIGPGMVTSITAIGIFQIPTFIRVTRGSANAVWAREFVLAARAAGKGKFRITIEHVLPNILSILIVQATIQFALAILAEAALSYLGLGTQPPQPSWGRMLNDAQTLLFQSPMLAVYPGAAIAIAVLGLNLLGDGLRDLLDPRLARER, from the coding sequence GTGAGCGCCCCGCTGACCATTCCCGCCGATGCGCCGGCGATCGTGCCCGGCATGAGGCCGGCAACCGGCTTCTGGCGCCGCGCACTGCGCCATCGCAGCTTCGTGCTCGGCGCCGTGCTCAGCCTGCTCGTGCTCGGTTCGGCTTTGCTGTCGCTGGTCTGGACGCCGTGGCCGGCCACCGACATCGACATCGCCGCGAAGCTGCGCCCGCCCTCGGCCGCGCATTGGCTCGGCACCGATGCGTTCGGCCGCGACATCGTCTCGCTGCTCCTGGTCGGCGCGCGCTCCACCATCATGGTCGGCGTCATCGCGGTCGGCATCGGCCTCACCTTCGGCGTCTGCCTCGGCCTGATCGCCGCCGCGCGCAGGGGCTGGACCGAGGAGCTCATCATGCGGATGAGTGATTTCACCTTCGCCTTTCCCGCGGTGCTGTCGGCGATCATGCTCGCCGCGGTGATCGGGCCGGGCATGGTGACGTCGATCACCGCGATCGGCATCTTCCAGATCCCGACCTTCATCCGCGTCACCCGCGGCTCGGCCAATGCGGTCTGGGCCCGCGAATTCGTGCTGGCGGCGCGCGCCGCGGGCAAGGGCAAATTCCGCATCACCATCGAGCATGTGCTGCCGAACATCCTGTCGATCCTGATCGTGCAGGCGACGATCCAGTTCGCGCTGGCGATCCTGGCCGAGGCCGCGCTGTCCTATCTCGGGCTCGGCACCCAGCCGCCGCAACCGTCCTGGGGCCGCATGCTCAACGATGCGCAGACGCTGCTGTTCCAGTCGCCGATGCTCGCGGTCTATCCCGGCGCTGCGATCGCGATCGCCGTGCTCGGGCTCAATCTGCTCGGCGACGGCCTGCGCGATCTGCTCGATCCGCGGCTGGCACGGGAGCGTTGA
- a CDS encoding amidase, with product MSGDPCLLSATELRARIGRKDVSPVEITAAVLARAERLQPELNCFITLCGDAAMAQAKAAERQVMAGEPLGLLHGIPFTVKDIVSTKGVRTTFGAVPYRDNVPDHDAVAVARLRAQGGILIGKTTTPEFGSKCLTDSPLFGRTRNAWDAHRSSGGSSGGAAVAVASGIAPLAVATDGGGSTRIPAACNGVVGIKQSNGVIPHSQVQDAFGNQTYVTPTTRTVADTALMMQAMAGEDPSDPWSIGVPVPDYLELAAPRGDLRGKRVLFCLSPPGRPVTADVAAAFKASLDRLAGLGAELEEFSGDDFDIEPIWRAINHTVWRTRFEKLAADHPNDLSETFLKQLALAAHVSGVEYQQAMFDRTALFRRVQSLFARADYLAMPTLTRTALPIDQDLFGTIEIDGQSFDSVRPHWFPWTMLFNMTGHPAISLPAGFGRDGLPIGLHLVGRFRADAELLRVSALFEQASDLLGRWPA from the coding sequence ATGAGCGGCGATCCCTGCCTTCTGTCGGCGACCGAGCTGCGCGCGCGCATCGGCCGCAAGGACGTTTCCCCGGTCGAGATCACGGCCGCGGTGCTGGCCCGCGCCGAGCGGCTGCAACCCGAGCTGAACTGCTTCATCACGCTGTGCGGTGATGCGGCGATGGCACAGGCGAAGGCCGCGGAACGGCAAGTCATGGCCGGCGAGCCGCTCGGCCTGCTGCACGGCATCCCCTTCACCGTGAAGGACATCGTCAGCACCAAAGGCGTGCGAACGACGTTCGGCGCGGTGCCTTACCGTGACAATGTCCCCGACCACGATGCCGTCGCGGTGGCGCGGCTGCGTGCGCAGGGCGGCATCCTGATCGGCAAGACCACGACGCCCGAGTTCGGCAGCAAGTGCCTGACCGACTCGCCGCTGTTCGGCCGCACCCGGAATGCGTGGGACGCACACCGTTCCAGCGGCGGCTCGAGCGGGGGCGCGGCAGTGGCGGTCGCGAGCGGCATCGCGCCGCTGGCGGTTGCGACCGACGGCGGCGGCTCGACCCGGATCCCTGCGGCCTGCAACGGCGTGGTCGGAATCAAGCAGAGCAACGGCGTGATCCCGCACAGCCAGGTGCAGGATGCCTTCGGCAATCAGACCTATGTCACGCCGACCACGCGCACTGTCGCCGACACCGCGCTGATGATGCAGGCGATGGCCGGGGAGGATCCGTCCGATCCCTGGTCGATCGGCGTGCCGGTGCCCGATTATCTCGAGCTCGCCGCGCCGCGCGGCGATCTCCGCGGCAAGCGGGTTCTGTTCTGCCTGTCACCGCCGGGAAGGCCGGTGACGGCGGATGTCGCCGCCGCCTTCAAGGCGAGCCTCGACCGGTTGGCCGGTCTCGGCGCCGAGCTCGAAGAATTTTCCGGCGACGATTTCGATATCGAGCCGATCTGGCGCGCCATCAACCACACCGTCTGGCGCACCCGCTTCGAGAAGCTCGCGGCCGATCATCCGAACGATCTCAGCGAGACTTTCCTGAAACAGCTCGCGCTGGCCGCCCATGTCAGCGGCGTCGAGTACCAGCAGGCGATGTTCGACCGCACCGCGCTGTTCCGGCGCGTCCAGTCGCTGTTCGCGCGTGCCGATTATCTGGCGATGCCGACGCTGACCCGCACCGCGCTGCCGATCGACCAGGACCTGTTCGGCACCATCGAAATCGACGGCCAGAGCTTCGACAGCGTGCGGCCGCACTGGTTTCCCTGGACCATGCTGTTCAACATGACCGGCCATCCCGCGATCAGCCTGCCGGCCGGATTCGGCCGCGACGGCCTGCCGATCGGCCTGCATCTGGTCGGCCGCTTCCGGGCCGACGCGGAACTGCTGCGCGTCTCCGCGCTGTTCGAGCAGGCCAGCGACCTGCTCGGCCGCTGGCCGGCGTGA
- a CDS encoding LysR family transcriptional regulator encodes MDLRRLRYFVAVAEERSVGKAAERLRMAQPPLSVQIRKLEAELATPLFRRGTRGMDLTEAGLALLSRASEALALAEEGVEAARAIAAGQRGRLSVGYMFVLASAMLPRLVPELRRALPGVDLDFVELSASTRETLLLDRAVSVALCMPAIHHPEIQVAQIGTQPLMLAMPARSPLARLAAVPVSRLQGRPLVALPRPEEPTSSAVSAMLRRHQVVMPVVSRVETVHSALSLVLAGEGFAILPACAKLGAPPGIVFRRFVDIADTIEIAACWRRDFSSPLIRNFLKSAEKVVARL; translated from the coding sequence ATGGATTTGCGTCGGCTTCGTTACTTCGTGGCGGTGGCGGAAGAGCGCAGCGTCGGCAAGGCGGCCGAACGGCTGCGGATGGCGCAGCCGCCGCTCTCCGTGCAGATCCGCAAGCTCGAGGCCGAGCTCGCCACGCCGCTGTTTCGCCGCGGCACCCGCGGCATGGACCTGACGGAGGCCGGTCTCGCTCTGCTGTCGCGGGCGAGCGAGGCGCTGGCGCTGGCCGAGGAGGGCGTCGAGGCCGCGCGCGCGATCGCCGCCGGGCAGCGGGGCCGGCTCTCGGTCGGCTACATGTTCGTGCTGGCGAGCGCGATGCTGCCGCGGCTGGTTCCGGAGCTGCGCCGCGCGCTGCCGGGCGTCGATCTCGACTTCGTCGAGCTCAGCGCCTCGACGCGCGAGACGCTGCTGCTCGACCGCGCCGTCAGCGTCGCATTGTGCATGCCTGCGATCCATCACCCGGAGATCCAGGTGGCGCAGATCGGCACCCAGCCCCTGATGCTGGCGATGCCGGCGCGCTCGCCGCTGGCGCGCCTCGCCGCCGTGCCGGTGAGCCGGTTGCAGGGCCGGCCTCTGGTCGCCTTGCCGCGGCCGGAAGAGCCGACATCCTCGGCGGTCTCGGCGATGCTGCGACGGCATCAGGTCGTGATGCCGGTCGTCAGCCGGGTCGAGACCGTGCACTCGGCGCTCAGCCTGGTGCTCGCCGGCGAAGGGTTTGCGATCCTCCCCGCTTGCGCCAAGCTCGGCGCGCCGCCCGGCATCGTGTTCCGCCGCTTCGTCGACATCGCCGACACGATCGAGATCGCAGCCTGCTGGCGGCGGGATTTTTCGAGCCCCTTGATCCGGAATTTCCTGAAGAGCGCGGAGAAGGTCGTCGCGCGACTGTGA
- a CDS encoding ABC transporter ATP-binding protein has translation MNEANAALIEVRNLGVRLNTSRGPAQAVRGVSFSLRRGETLGLVGESGCGKSVTALALMGLLPDSAVVSGSIRLDGSELVGLRDASYCKLRGNRISMIFQEPMTALNPMHTIGRQVAEPLRRHTGCSPSEARRQAIALLDRVGLPDAAKRVDAYPHQFSGGQRQRVTIAMALACQPDVLIADEPTTALDVTIQGQILDLIADLVEERGMAMILISHDLGVIAENVQRMMVMYGGTVVESGATDAVFTRMGHPYTQGLFRARPRLGARKGTRLRTIAGTVPELADLPAGCTFADRCGIVEPRCRAALPDVVDVGAGHGVRCIRTDVSMADAAGVGA, from the coding sequence ATGAACGAGGCCAACGCAGCGCTGATCGAGGTCAGGAATCTCGGCGTCAGGCTCAACACCAGCCGTGGACCGGCGCAGGCGGTGCGCGGCGTCAGTTTCTCGCTTCGTCGTGGCGAGACGCTCGGGCTGGTCGGCGAATCCGGCTGCGGCAAGTCGGTCACCGCGCTGGCGCTGATGGGCCTGTTGCCCGACAGCGCCGTCGTCAGCGGCAGCATCCGGCTCGACGGCTCCGAGCTGGTCGGCCTGCGTGATGCGAGTTACTGCAAGCTGCGCGGCAACCGCATCAGCATGATCTTTCAGGAGCCGATGACCGCGCTCAATCCGATGCACACGATCGGGCGGCAGGTCGCTGAGCCGCTACGGCGTCACACCGGCTGCTCTCCGTCGGAGGCGCGCCGGCAAGCCATCGCCTTGCTCGATCGCGTTGGCTTGCCGGATGCGGCAAAACGCGTCGACGCCTATCCACACCAGTTCTCCGGCGGCCAGCGCCAGCGCGTCACCATCGCGATGGCGCTGGCCTGCCAGCCCGACGTGCTGATCGCGGACGAACCGACCACCGCACTCGATGTCACGATCCAGGGCCAAATCCTGGATCTGATCGCCGACCTGGTCGAGGAGCGCGGCATGGCGATGATCCTGATCTCGCATGATCTCGGCGTGATCGCCGAGAATGTGCAGCGCATGATGGTGATGTATGGCGGCACCGTGGTCGAAAGCGGCGCCACCGATGCCGTCTTCACCCGGATGGGCCATCCCTACACGCAGGGCCTGTTCCGCGCCCGCCCGCGGCTCGGCGCGCGCAAGGGGACGCGGCTGAGAACCATCGCCGGCACCGTGCCGGAGCTCGCCGACCTGCCGGCCGGCTGCACTTTTGCGGATCGCTGCGGCATCGTCGAGCCGCGTTGCCGTGCGGCGCTGCCTGATGTGGTCGATGTCGGGGCCGGCCATGGCGTGCGCTGTATCAGGACCGACGTGTCGATGGCCGACGCCGCTGGGGTCGGCGCATGA
- a CDS encoding ABC transporter substrate-binding protein produces the protein MLKKLSIVAVLAAIAAAPLPSLAQSKKDSVVMGMTLEPPGLDPTNAAAAAIAEVTLYNIYETLTKINEDGSVAPLLAESWQASADLKTYTFKLRKGVKFHNGEPFDSAAVKFSFERAAAPTSTNKDKSLYQAFESVTAPDADTIVVKLKYSEPNLPFLLGQASGSIVEPKSAPTDVTQPVGTGPYTLGAWAKGSSITLVKWPEYRNAAAIKLSKVTIRFIGDPAAQVAALLSGDVDAFPRVAAARSLAQFKADPRFSVLVGGSKAKTIVGINERKKPFDDVRVRRAILAAIDRKAMIDGAVDGFGTPIGSFYTPGSLGYVDTSGINPYDPEKAKKLLAEAGVTTPLELTLKLPPPSYARQGGEILAAQLAKVGITAKIENVEWAQWLSQVFTGLHNYDLTIVSHVEPFDLVKLTEPDYYLGYRSEAFNGLYQQIMATPDEAGRAKLLGDAQKMLATDAVAGFLFQPQWITIANKKLKGVWKEVPQFENDFSAWSWE, from the coding sequence ATGTTGAAGAAACTATCGATTGTCGCGGTGCTGGCCGCAATTGCCGCGGCGCCGCTGCCGAGCCTTGCTCAGTCCAAGAAGGACAGCGTCGTGATGGGCATGACGCTGGAGCCGCCGGGGCTCGATCCCACCAACGCGGCGGCGGCTGCAATTGCCGAAGTGACGCTCTACAACATCTACGAGACGCTGACCAAGATCAACGAGGACGGCTCGGTGGCGCCGCTGCTGGCCGAGAGCTGGCAGGCTTCGGCGGATCTCAAGACCTACACTTTCAAGCTCCGCAAGGGCGTCAAATTCCACAATGGCGAGCCGTTCGATTCCGCGGCGGTGAAATTCTCGTTCGAGCGCGCCGCGGCGCCGACCTCGACCAACAAGGACAAGAGCCTGTATCAGGCCTTCGAGTCCGTCACCGCGCCCGATGCCGACACCATCGTGGTCAAGCTGAAATACTCCGAGCCGAACCTGCCGTTCCTGCTCGGCCAGGCCTCCGGCTCGATCGTCGAGCCGAAGAGCGCGCCGACCGACGTGACGCAGCCGGTCGGCACCGGGCCGTACACGCTCGGCGCCTGGGCCAAGGGCTCGTCGATCACGCTGGTGAAATGGCCGGAGTATCGCAACGCCGCCGCAATCAAGCTGTCCAAGGTGACGATCCGCTTCATCGGCGATCCCGCCGCGCAGGTCGCGGCCCTGCTGTCCGGCGACGTCGATGCGTTTCCGCGAGTTGCGGCGGCGCGCAGCCTTGCCCAGTTCAAGGCCGATCCGCGCTTCTCCGTGCTGGTCGGTGGCAGCAAGGCAAAGACCATCGTCGGCATCAATGAGCGCAAGAAGCCGTTCGACGACGTCCGCGTTCGCCGCGCCATCCTGGCTGCGATCGACCGCAAGGCGATGATCGACGGCGCCGTCGACGGTTTCGGCACGCCGATCGGCAGCTTCTACACGCCGGGCTCGCTCGGCTATGTCGATACGTCAGGCATCAATCCCTACGACCCGGAGAAGGCCAAGAAGCTGTTGGCCGAGGCCGGCGTCACCACCCCGCTCGAGCTGACACTCAAGCTGCCGCCGCCATCCTACGCGCGGCAGGGCGGCGAGATCCTCGCGGCCCAGCTCGCCAAGGTCGGCATCACCGCCAAGATCGAGAACGTCGAGTGGGCGCAGTGGCTGTCGCAGGTCTTCACCGGTCTGCACAATTACGACCTCACCATCGTCTCGCATGTCGAGCCGTTCGATCTCGTGAAGCTGACCGAGCCGGATTATTATCTCGGCTACCGGTCCGAGGCGTTCAACGGACTCTATCAGCAGATCATGGCGACCCCGGACGAGGCCGGCCGCGCCAAGCTGCTCGGCGACGCTCAGAAGATGCTGGCAACCGACGCGGTGGCCGGTTTCCTGTTCCAGCCGCAATGGATCACCATTGCCAACAAGAAGCTGAAGGGCGTCTGGAAGGAAGTCCCGCAGTTCGAGAACGATTTCTCCGCGTGGTCGTGGGAGTAG
- a CDS encoding ABC transporter ATP-binding protein, whose product MTLLDQPPAPETPLLDVKDLAQRYTLPRENLFKPAAQVHALNGVTVQVAAGKSLGVVGESGSGKSTFARLVMALERPTSGSVSLLGRDLNRIPAEELRRARRDFQMVFQDPYGSLDPRQTIARIVAEPLTALGRMDRAELRQRVATVLRQVGLRDADMDKFPHEFSGGQRQRVAIARALITQPKLIVADEPVSALDVSVQAQVLNLMQDLQDQFGLSYILISHDLAVVDLICDEIAVMYHGRVVEQGRPEDLFARAAHPYTRALLDAVPRAAAGGTRRRRGAQAIASQSSAGAGCPYASRCLLADPHCREIVPALRSIGPAHLAACHHAEAVMALPSVMAGPG is encoded by the coding sequence ATGACGCTGCTCGACCAGCCGCCCGCGCCCGAGACGCCGCTGCTCGACGTCAAGGACCTCGCGCAGCGCTACACGTTGCCGCGGGAAAATCTGTTCAAGCCGGCGGCGCAGGTGCATGCGCTCAACGGCGTCACGGTGCAGGTCGCCGCCGGGAAAAGCCTCGGCGTGGTCGGCGAGTCCGGCTCGGGCAAATCGACCTTCGCGCGGCTGGTGATGGCGCTGGAGCGGCCGACGTCGGGCTCGGTCTCGCTGCTCGGCCGCGATCTCAACCGGATTCCGGCCGAGGAGCTGCGCCGCGCCCGGCGTGATTTCCAGATGGTGTTCCAGGATCCTTATGGATCGCTCGATCCGCGGCAGACCATTGCGCGCATCGTCGCCGAGCCGTTGACGGCCTTGGGGCGGATGGATCGCGCGGAGCTGCGCCAGCGCGTCGCCACGGTGCTGCGCCAGGTCGGCTTGCGCGACGCCGACATGGATAAATTTCCGCACGAATTCTCCGGCGGCCAGCGCCAGCGCGTCGCGATCGCGCGCGCGTTGATCACCCAGCCCAAGCTGATCGTCGCCGACGAGCCGGTCAGTGCGCTCGACGTCTCGGTGCAGGCGCAGGTACTGAACCTGATGCAGGATCTGCAGGACCAGTTCGGGCTGAGCTACATCCTGATCAGCCACGACCTCGCGGTGGTCGACCTGATCTGCGACGAGATTGCGGTGATGTACCACGGCCGGGTCGTCGAGCAGGGGCGGCCCGAAGACCTGTTCGCGCGCGCGGCCCACCCCTACACGCGTGCGCTGCTCGATGCGGTGCCGCGGGCAGCTGCCGGCGGCACCCGACGGCGGCGCGGCGCGCAGGCGATCGCTTCGCAATCATCGGCCGGTGCGGGGTGTCCCTATGCGTCGCGCTGCCTGCTGGCCGATCCGCATTGTCGCGAGATCGTGCCTGCGTTACGCAGCATCGGGCCGGCGCATCTCGCCGCATGCCACCACGCCGAAGCCGTGATGGCGTTGCCGTCGGTGATGGCCGGGCCGGGTTAG
- a CDS encoding ABC transporter permease, translating to MSLFILRRILTLVATLFAASVIIFLVLDALPGNAAQMLMGADASPDAVRALTVKLGLDQPLALRYLLWIKGIAVGDLGNSYVYGTPVAALIAERLVLTIPLAIMSMSITVTLALAAGIYTAANHNKLGDVGVMSLTQVGIALPNFWFAILLILLFSVKLHLLAAGGFAGWDDGIWPGVKSLLLPAVSLAVVQAAILARVTRSAVLEVLREDFVRTARAKGLGKREVLWRHVLRNAMIPVMTVMGLQFANLLAGTIVIENVYYLPGLGRLIFQSIANRDLIVVRNCVMLLAAMVVIVNFVVDVLYAFIDPRIKVANL from the coding sequence ATGAGCCTGTTCATCCTACGGCGAATCCTGACCCTGGTGGCGACGCTGTTCGCCGCGTCGGTGATCATTTTCCTGGTGCTCGACGCGTTGCCCGGCAATGCCGCCCAGATGCTGATGGGCGCCGACGCCTCGCCCGACGCGGTGCGCGCGCTCACCGTCAAGCTCGGGCTCGACCAGCCGCTTGCGCTTCGCTATTTGCTCTGGATCAAGGGCATCGCGGTCGGCGACCTCGGCAACAGTTATGTCTACGGCACGCCGGTTGCCGCTCTGATCGCGGAGCGGCTGGTGCTGACCATCCCGCTCGCCATCATGTCGATGTCGATCACGGTGACACTGGCGCTTGCCGCCGGCATCTACACCGCCGCCAACCACAACAAGCTCGGCGACGTCGGCGTGATGTCGCTGACCCAGGTCGGCATCGCGTTGCCGAATTTCTGGTTCGCGATCCTCCTGATCCTGCTGTTCTCGGTGAAGCTGCATCTGCTCGCCGCCGGCGGCTTTGCCGGCTGGGATGACGGCATCTGGCCCGGTGTCAAATCGCTGCTGCTGCCTGCGGTCTCGCTCGCGGTGGTGCAGGCCGCGATCCTCGCCCGCGTCACCCGCTCGGCGGTATTGGAGGTGCTGCGCGAGGATTTCGTGCGCACGGCGCGCGCCAAGGGACTTGGTAAACGCGAGGTGCTGTGGCGTCACGTGCTGCGCAACGCGATGATCCCTGTCATGACGGTGATGGGCCTGCAATTCGCCAACCTGCTCGCCGGCACCATCGTGATCGAGAACGTGTACTACCTGCCGGGCCTCGGCCGGCTGATCTTCCAGTCGATCGCCAATCGCGACCTGATCGTGGTGCGCAACTGCGTGATGCTGCTCGCTGCGATGGTGGTCATCGTCAACTTCGTGGTCGACGTGCTCTATGCCTTCATCGATCCGCGCATCAAGGTGGCCAATCTGTGA